The Prosthecobacter fusiformis sequence CGGTTATGCCAAAACGCCCAGATCCAGCCGGGACGTGACGTATCAAATGCTCCCGCCTTGTCCTCCACTTCAAACCGCAGCGTCGCCCCGATCCCACGCATAAGCAGCGCGATCACCTTGCCGATGTTTTTGATCCTTATCTTGGCCATGAGCCGCCATCCATAGAGTCATGCAGACAACGGTGCAAGGCTCACCACAGCCGCCATGCCTCTCATCCCCAAGGTGCAAATACCGAGACTCGCCAGCAACCTTGCTGGCACCGCACAAAATAGAGGCTTGTCTTTTCCGACTATTCCTGGTGAAATGCATGAGGAAATTCAGCTTCCCCCCTACTATGAAAGCACTAATTCAACGTGTTGGAGTTCGTTTGGCCGTCATCGCAGTGATGACCCTTTGCTCAGGAGCCGTCGTTGCCTCGGATGACGTCAATCAGATCTTCCAGATGGGCCGCGCGGCCTATTACAAGGGGGATATGGAAACCGCCTACCAACTCCTCACTCAGGTGGAGGCACGAAATCCAAAACACTTTGAAACCCGCGCACTTCTCGCCCAAATCCGCACGCATAGGCAGCCGGGCAATGCATCTGTAAAAGCCAGTTATCAGTCCGTAGTTCTCACCAAGATTGAATTCTCCGACGTCACCCTAGAAGAAGCCGTGGAGGGACTTCGCGCACTTTCCAAGACCGCTTCCGATGGCAAGATCATCCCCAACATCATCATCAAAGATCAGTCGTTGGCCACCAAGACCCTTTCTCTAAACCTGCGCAACCTCCCCCTCACCGATGCCATCCAGTACCTCGCCGGCATCGTCGGAGCTAACACTACCTACGACAAGCACGCCGTGATATTCAGCAGCGCCGCCACCGCAGGAAATTGATTTGCTGCCCTCCTAAGCACTCCAGAGCTATAGCTCGCCGAAACCTCCGCTCCTGATACAGCACCGTATTCCTCAGTTACGCAGTACTATTCAGATCCATCTCTTCCACACCAAACAAAACGGCATGATTGGCAAAGCTGCCAGTCATGCCGTCTTAGTTTAATAAGGTCGTTGCCCCGTTAGATCGCCACTTCAGCATCTTCGTCCTGGGCATCCACCACAGGCCGGAGAATCATCCCGGCAGCCACCGTGTTATTCGTCTGCTCGTCCACCAGGACAAAACTGCCCGTCGTCCGGTTCTTCCCATAGGAATCAAAGAAGATCGGTGCCGATACGCGCAACCGGATTGATCCGATGTCATTCAGGCCAAACTCCTTGCTCTCCTGGGATTTTTCCAGCGTGCTGATGTTCACCTTATAAAGCACATCCGTCACCACCGCACGCACCTCATTGGTCGTATGACGGAGGTGAAAGCGACTGCGTGGTTTCAGCGTCTTTTTATCGGCAAACCAGCAGATCATCGCATCGAATTCCTGGTTCGTTTCCACCGGCTCGCTCGCCTTCACAATCATCCCGCCACGGCTTGTATCGATTTCATCCGCCAGTGTCAGGCTATAGCTCAGTTGCGGGATCGCTTCCTCCTGCGGCCCTTCATAGGTGTGAATGCCTGTGATGGTGGACTTCATCGCCGATGGATAGGCGATGACTTCATCTCCCACCTTGAATGTCCCGCTCGCCATACGGCCGGCGAAGCCACGATAATCATGAAGGTTCCCAAGCCGGGCATCCGCCGCATCCGAGATCGGGCGAATCACCCACTGCACCGGAAAGCGGGCAGGATCTGCCGCCGTCTCTGCATACACTTGCACCGTCTCCAAGTGCTCCAGCAGGCTAGGCCCCGTATACCAAGGCGTATTCGCAGAGCGATCCACCACGTTATCGCCGTTCAGCGCACTCATCGGGATAGGGCAAATTTTCGGCAGGCTTTCCAACCCGCCCGCAAAGGCCATATATTCACTGACGATCTTATCATAAACCGCCTGGTCAAAGTCCACCAAGTCCATCTTGTTCACCGCCAACACCACGTGGCCAATGCGCAATAAGCTCGCCAGATAAGTATGGCGCATTGTCTGCTCAATGACCCCCAGCCGAGCATCAATCAGAATGATCGCCAGGTCCGCCGTCGAGGCCCCCGTCACCATATTGCGCGTGTATTGAATGTGCCCCGGTGTATCCGCGATGATGAACTTCCGCTTCGGAGTCGCAAAGTAACGATAAGCCACATCAATGGTGATGCCCTGCTCACGCTCAGCACGCAGACCGTCGGTCAAAAGTGCCAGGTTTACATGCCCGTCACCACGGCGCTTGGAGGATTCTTCGACGGCCAAAAGCTGGTCCTCAAAGATTGATTTGGAATCGTAAAGCAGACGGCCAATGAGAGTGCTTTTACCATCATCCACAGAACCGGCTGTGGTGAAACGAAGAAGAGAGGATTCAGTAGGATTGACGAGAACGTCCATGAGATCAGAAAAGTATAAATTGCGTTTCGGGCGAGTCTCGTAAGATCAAAAATAACCCTCTTTTTTGCGGTCTTCCATCGCCGTCTCGGAGCGCTTGTCATCGGCGCGTGTTCCACGCTCCGTCTGTCTTGCAGCAGCCACTTCGGCCACGATGTCATCAATGGTGCTCGCCGTACTTTCGACCGCGCCAGTGCAGGTCGCATCACCAACGGTGCGGAAACGGATCACCATCTCCTTCACCTTCGGTTTTTCTTCATCCAGCAGCGGGATGAAACCGGTCTCCGTATCCAGGAGCTGCCCGTGCCGCTCAATGATCTTCCGCTTGTGGCTGAAGTACAGGCTCGGCAGCGGAATGTTTTCCTGGCGGATGTATTGCCAGATGTCCATCTCGGTCCAGTTGCTCAGCGGGAACACTCGGAAGTGTTCACCGAAATGCTTGCGACCATTGAAGATGTTCCAGAGCTCAGGGCGCTGGTTTTTCGGGTCCCACTGGCCAAACTCATCACGATGGCTGAAGAAGCGTTCTTTAGCGCGCGCCTTTTCTTCGTCGCGTCGGCCACCACCAAGGCAGGCATCAAACTGATGCTCCTCAATGGTATCCAGCAGCGTCACCGTCTGCAGTTTGTTGCGACTCGCATTGATCCCTTTTTCTTCCTGGGAGCGGCCTTCATCAATGCTCTTCTGCACACTGCCCACGACCAACTTTGCGCCGATCTCCTCAACGAACCAGTCACGGTAAGTCATTGCTTCCGGGAAGTTATGCCCCGTATCCACATGCAGCAGGGAAAACGGCAGCTTGGAAGGGTAAAAAGCCTTCCGCGCCAGCCAAGCCATGACAATGGAATCCTTGCCGCCAGAGAAAAGCAATGCGGGTTTCTGGAACTGGGCAGCGGTTTCACGAAGGATAAAAATCGCTTCGCTTTCGAGGAACTGTAGATGCGTGATGGAGGACATTCGTCGGAGTAAATCGGGATGAAAAATTACTGTTTATCAGTGACCAGCTTGGCGTGCAGACCGCACTCATGCTTTTCGTCACCCTTGGCCGGATCATAATAAGTCCGCTCATTTGGGAGGTCATACTCAGCCAGGTAGGCATCCATCTCCACGGGCGTCCATTCCAGGATCGGATTGATCTTCAGGCACTGAAATTTGGCATCCCACATCACCGGTTGCAGCGTAGCCGCCCGCTGTGGATTTTGCTCTTTCCGCAGTGCCGTGATCCAGACTTTTGGTGCCAGCTCCTGCATACCACGCTCGAAAGGCTCCAGCTTCATGATCC is a genomic window containing:
- a CDS encoding sulfate adenylyltransferase subunit 1, with translation MDVLVNPTESSLLRFTTAGSVDDGKSTLIGRLLYDSKSIFEDQLLAVEESSKRRGDGHVNLALLTDGLRAEREQGITIDVAYRYFATPKRKFIIADTPGHIQYTRNMVTGASTADLAIILIDARLGVIEQTMRHTYLASLLRIGHVVLAVNKMDLVDFDQAVYDKIVSEYMAFAGGLESLPKICPIPMSALNGDNVVDRSANTPWYTGPSLLEHLETVQVYAETAADPARFPVQWVIRPISDAADARLGNLHDYRGFAGRMASGTFKVGDEVIAYPSAMKSTITGIHTYEGPQEEAIPQLSYSLTLADEIDTSRGGMIVKASEPVETNQEFDAMICWFADKKTLKPRSRFHLRHTTNEVRAVVTDVLYKVNISTLEKSQESKEFGLNDIGSIRLRVSAPIFFDSYGKNRTTGSFVLVDEQTNNTVAAGMILRPVVDAQDEDAEVAI
- the cysD gene encoding sulfate adenylyltransferase subunit CysD translates to MSSITHLQFLESEAIFILRETAAQFQKPALLFSGGKDSIVMAWLARKAFYPSKLPFSLLHVDTGHNFPEAMTYRDWFVEEIGAKLVVGSVQKSIDEGRSQEEKGINASRNKLQTVTLLDTIEEHQFDACLGGGRRDEEKARAKERFFSHRDEFGQWDPKNQRPELWNIFNGRKHFGEHFRVFPLSNWTEMDIWQYIRQENIPLPSLYFSHKRKIIERHGQLLDTETGFIPLLDEEKPKVKEMVIRFRTVGDATCTGAVESTASTIDDIVAEVAAARQTERGTRADDKRSETAMEDRKKEGYF